A genomic window from Solanum dulcamara chromosome 11, daSolDulc1.2, whole genome shotgun sequence includes:
- the LOC129873767 gene encoding 2-methylpropanoate--CoA ligase CCL4-like: MDELKSRPPNSSPLTPLTFLERAATIYADCPSIVYNNTTHNWSQTHTRCIKVASSIASFGIQRNHVVSVVAPNIPAMYELHFAVPMAGAVLNTINLRLDARTISVLLLHSESKLVFVDCQSKSLILEALSLFPSKSRRPVLVLIQDDEFPIPSTDEFITTYEEMVEKGDSGFNWIRPRSEFDPIALNYTSGTTSAPKGVVHSHRGIFVVSLDSLIEWFVPKQSVYLWTLPMFHANGWSYPWGMAAVGGTNICLRKFDARIIYESINKHSVTHICAAPVVLNMLSNSPDKKPLKHPVYIMTAGSPPPAAVLFRTESLGFVVHHGYGLTETGGLVISCTWKNHWNKFPANERARLKSRQGVRTVGMAEMDVVDPESGVSVKRDGSTLGEIVLKGACVMLGYLKDPEGTSKCMKDDGWFYTGDVAVMHPDGYVEIKDRSKDVIISGGENLSSVEVESVLYGHPAINEAAVVARPDEFWGETPCAFVSLNGKHNTSEKDIIEFCRAKLPHYMVPKTVIIKQELPKTSTGKIQKFVLRDIAKSMEKSSMKMSRM, encoded by the coding sequence ATGGATGAGCTAAAGTCAAGGCCACCAAATTCAAGTCCTCTTACTCCCTTAACCTTCTTGGAAAGAGCCGCTACTATCTATGCCGATTGCCCTTCCATTGTCTACAACAATACTACACACAATTGGTCACAAACCCATACCCGTTGCATCAAAGTTGCCTCTTCTATTGCCTCTTTTGGTATTCAAAGAAATCATGTCGTCTCTGTTGTCGCACCTAATATACCCGCTATGTACGAGCTTCATTTCGCTGTTCCCATGGCTGGTGCTGTACTCAACACCATTAATCTCCGTCTTGATGCACGTACTATCTCTGTACTCCTTCTTCACAGCGAATCAAAACTCGTTTTCGTTGATTGTCAATCCAAATCCCTAATTCTCGAAGCTCTGTCCTTATTTCCGTCTAAATCCCGCCGTCCGGTTCTGGTTCTCATCCAAGATGACGAATTCCCAATTCCATCAACTGATGAATTTATCACTACGTATGAGGAAATGGTGGAAAAGGGTGATTCGGGTTTCAATTGGATTCGCCCGAGAAGTGAATTTGATCCGATTGCGTTGAATTACACTTCTGGAACTACCTCTGCACCGAAAGGTGTGGTTCATAGCCATAGGGGTATTTTCGTTGTTTCGTTGGATTCTTTGATTGAATGGTTCGTTCCGAAACAGTCGGTTTATTTATGGACACTTCCTATGTTTCATGCAAACGGATGGAGTTATCCATGGGGAATGGCCGCAGTTGGTGGGACCAATATCTGTTTGAGAAAATTCGACGCAAGAATCATTTATGAATCAATCAACAAACACAGCGTTACTCATATCTGTGCTGCTCCTGTTGTACTCAACATGTTGTCGAATTCTCCTGATAAGAAGCCATTAAAACACCCTGTTTATATAATGACAGCAGGATCCCCACCCCCTGCTGCTGTCCTGTTTCGAACAGAGTCCCTTGGTTTTGTAGTCCATCATGGTTATGGACTGACAGAAACTGGTGGACTAGTGATTTCCTGCACATGGAAAAATCACTGGAATAAATTTCCAGCAAATGAAAGAGCAAGGCTGAAATCACGACAAGGGGTGAGGACAGTAGGGATGGCGGAAATGGACGTGGTGGATCCAGAATCTGGAGTCAGTGTGAAACGAGACGGATCAACTTTAGGAGAAATTGTGCTAAAGGGTGCTTGTGTAATGTTGGGTTACCTTAAAGACCCTGAAGGAACGTCAAAATGCATGAAAGATGATGGTTGGTTTTACACAGGGGATGTTGCAGTTATGCATCCTGATGGGTACGTAGAAATAAAAGACAGATCAAAGGATGTGATCATAAGTGGTGGTGAGAATTTGAGTAGCGTGGAAGTGGAATCAGTTTTGTATGGACATCCAGCGATTAATGAAGCAGCAGTAGTGGCACGGCCAGATGAATTTTGGGGCGAAACTCCTTGTGCATTTGTTAGTTTGAATGGAAAACATAACACAAGTGAAAAAGATATTATTGAGTTTTGTAGAGCTAAATTGCCACATTATATGGTGCCAAAGACTGTCATAATAAAACAAGAACTTCCAAAGACATCAACTGGGAAAATTCAAAAGTTTGTGCTTAGAGATATTGCTAAAAGTATGGAGAAAAGCAGCATGAAGATGAGCAGAATGTAG